In Phacochoerus africanus isolate WHEZ1 chromosome 2, ROS_Pafr_v1, whole genome shotgun sequence, one DNA window encodes the following:
- the GRP gene encoding gastrin-releasing peptide isoform X1, whose translation MLRREFPLVLLALVLCQAPRGPAAPVSVGGGTVLAKMYPRGNHWAVGHLMGKKSTGESPYAYEGGNMKEQPREYIQWEDATRNLLSLLEAKGIGSHQPPQWEPLGIRPSTWDSKDGSNFNDMGPRLKVDGLSAPGSQHEGRIPQLN comes from the exons ATGCTCCGCCGCGAGTTCCCGCTGGTCCTGCTGGCGCTAGTCCTCTGCCAGGCGCCCCGGGGACCGGCCGCCCCGGTGTCGGTGGGCGGAGGGACCGTGCTGGCCAAGATGTACCCGCGCGGCAACCACTGGGCGGTGG GACACTTAATGGGAAAAAAGAGCACAGGAGAGTCCCCATATGCTTATGAGGGAGGAAACATGAAAGAACAGCCAAGGGAGTACATTCAGTGGGAAGACGCCACAAGGAATTTGCTGAGCCTCCTAGAAGCAAAGGGGATTGGAAGCCATCAGCCCCCTCAATGGGAGCCCCTGGGCATTCGTCCGTCTACTTGGGATTCAAAGGATGGCAGCAACTTTAATGACATGGGTCCAAGACTCAAAG ttgatggaCTCTCTGCTCCAGGGTCTCAGCATGAAGGAAGGATCCCCCAGCTGAACTGA
- the GRP gene encoding gastrin-releasing peptide isoform X2, translated as MLRREFPLVLLALVLCQAPRGPAAPVSVGGGTVLAKMYPRGNHWAVGHLMGKKSTGESPYAYEGGNMKEQPREYIQWEDATRNLLSLLEAKGIGSHQPPQWEPLGIRPSTWDSKDGSNFNELMDSLLQGLSMKEGSPS; from the exons ATGCTCCGCCGCGAGTTCCCGCTGGTCCTGCTGGCGCTAGTCCTCTGCCAGGCGCCCCGGGGACCGGCCGCCCCGGTGTCGGTGGGCGGAGGGACCGTGCTGGCCAAGATGTACCCGCGCGGCAACCACTGGGCGGTGG GACACTTAATGGGAAAAAAGAGCACAGGAGAGTCCCCATATGCTTATGAGGGAGGAAACATGAAAGAACAGCCAAGGGAGTACATTCAGTGGGAAGACGCCACAAGGAATTTGCTGAGCCTCCTAGAAGCAAAGGGGATTGGAAGCCATCAGCCCCCTCAATGGGAGCCCCTGGGCATTCGTCCGTCTACTTGGGATTCAAAGGATGGCAGCAACTTTAATG agttgatggaCTCTCTGCTCCAGGGTCTCAGCATGAAGGAAGGATCCCCCAGCTGA